Proteins from a genomic interval of Niabella soli DSM 19437:
- the fabF gene encoding beta-ketoacyl-ACP synthase II → MKRVVITGLGALTPIGNNVPDLWQSMINGVSGAAPITRFDASKFKTRFACEVKNFDPLHHIEKAEARRYDVYTQYALITVAEAVKNAGISFEQLNRDRIGVIWGSGNGGIQTFQQQVMEFAHGDGTPRFNPFFIPKMIVDIASGVISIKYGLRGINFTTVSACATSNTALIDAFNYIRWGKADMIISGGSEAAINECGIGGFNAAKALSTNNEQAATASRPFDVSRDGFVMGEGAGALILEELEHAKKRGAPIIAEIVGGGMAADAYHLTGTHPEGEGARLGMLAALDDAGLTPKDIDYLNAHATSTHQGDLSELKAAERVFGRESAINISATKSMTGHLLGAAGAVEAIACIKAVATNIVPPTINAVDIEPEYKDVFNLTLHHAQHREIRYAMSNTFGFGGHIATAVFRKYED, encoded by the coding sequence ATGAAAAGAGTTGTTATTACCGGATTGGGGGCGTTAACGCCTATAGGGAACAATGTTCCTGATCTTTGGCAATCGATGATCAACGGTGTCAGTGGAGCGGCGCCCATTACCCGGTTTGATGCTTCTAAGTTTAAAACCCGGTTTGCCTGCGAGGTAAAAAATTTTGACCCGCTCCATCATATTGAAAAGGCAGAGGCCCGGCGCTATGATGTTTATACGCAATACGCGCTGATTACCGTGGCCGAGGCCGTAAAAAATGCAGGCATTAGCTTTGAGCAACTGAACCGGGACCGCATTGGTGTGATCTGGGGATCGGGCAATGGCGGTATACAAACGTTTCAGCAACAGGTGATGGAGTTTGCCCATGGAGATGGTACCCCCCGGTTCAACCCGTTTTTTATTCCGAAGATGATCGTGGACATCGCCTCCGGAGTGATCTCTATAAAATACGGACTGCGCGGGATCAATTTTACCACCGTTTCTGCTTGCGCCACTTCCAATACCGCGCTTATTGATGCCTTCAACTATATCCGCTGGGGAAAGGCAGATATGATCATTTCCGGTGGTTCCGAAGCGGCGATCAATGAATGTGGCATCGGCGGTTTTAATGCGGCAAAAGCATTATCTACCAATAATGAACAGGCGGCTACCGCCTCCCGGCCCTTTGATGTATCGCGCGATGGTTTTGTAATGGGTGAGGGAGCCGGAGCCTTAATACTGGAAGAACTGGAACATGCCAAAAAGCGTGGGGCGCCAATCATTGCCGAGATCGTCGGCGGCGGCATGGCGGCCGACGCCTATCATCTTACCGGTACCCACCCCGAAGGAGAAGGCGCGCGGCTGGGTATGCTGGCTGCGCTGGATGACGCGGGCCTTACCCCAAAAGATATTGATTATTTAAATGCACATGCCACCTCCACGCATCAGGGTGATTTAAGTGAACTGAAAGCAGCAGAACGGGTATTTGGACGGGAGAGCGCTATCAACATCAGCGCTACCAAATCCATGACGGGGCATTTATTAGGGGCTGCGGGCGCTGTGGAAGCCATCGCCTGTATTAAGGCCGTGGCGACTAACATCGTGCCGCCTACCATCAATGCTGTAGATATTGAACCGGAGTACAAAGATGTGTTTAACCTTACCCTGCATCATGCGCAACACAGGGAAATACGATATGCCATGAGTAATACCTTCGGTTTTGGCGGACATATTGCAACGGCTGTTTTCCGGAAATATGAGGACTAA
- a CDS encoding RecQ family ATP-dependent DNA helicase, whose amino-acid sequence MEQALQETLKNYFGFDQFRPLQLDIIRAAMEGKDVLALMPTGGGKSLCYQVPGLFKEGLCLVISPLIALMNDQVQNLRKKNITAFAIHTGMARKEVVNVLKTAAHSNCKFLYVSPERLETNLFKEYLPALQVNFIAVDEAHCISQWGYDFRPPYLRIARLREELPGVPVIALTASATLKVQEDICLKLSPEGENKFLVFRQSFERPNLSFSVFKVASRIHKIIEVLKNVPGSAIIYCKTRKHTKEIKDLLLLEGIAADYYNAGLPAEERTQKQRDWVQNKTRVIVCTNAFGMGIDKPDVRTVIHADVPDCLENYYQEAGRAGRDGQKSYAVLLYNEADMDALQQLPEQRFPSMETIRNVYGGVVSYLQLPEGEAPGEFYDFDLKDFIKKFGLDITSAIYSLKALEQDGWLTFNEQVFIPATVRFTAYKESLYEYEATHADLEPLIKTLLRTYEGIYDYPIGISESYIAYLMKTDASMVKEQLFRIHADGIIDYQPRKEDPQLMLTRTRIKIAELQINTKNYTARKRLFAERVIQMSDYTVAEKECRSKIIGNYFGDADIKDCGVCDNCLKRRNNQLTREVFESIQTTIRETLTEPCTIPQLMAQLQGTDKDHIWTVINFLTREEKIQMLEDGKISWRK is encoded by the coding sequence ATGGAACAGGCGCTGCAGGAAACGTTAAAAAATTATTTTGGTTTTGACCAATTCCGTCCATTGCAGCTTGATATTATCCGCGCCGCAATGGAGGGGAAAGATGTATTGGCTTTGATGCCTACCGGTGGTGGCAAATCGCTCTGTTATCAGGTTCCCGGGTTATTTAAAGAGGGCCTGTGCCTCGTTATTTCCCCGCTGATCGCCCTGATGAACGACCAGGTTCAGAACCTGCGCAAAAAGAATATCACTGCCTTTGCCATACATACCGGCATGGCCCGCAAGGAAGTGGTCAATGTACTCAAAACAGCCGCGCACAGCAACTGTAAGTTTTTGTATGTTTCGCCCGAGCGGCTGGAAACAAATCTTTTTAAAGAATACCTTCCTGCATTGCAGGTGAATTTCATTGCGGTAGATGAAGCACACTGCATTTCCCAATGGGGCTATGATTTTCGTCCGCCTTATCTGCGTATTGCCCGCCTGCGCGAAGAGCTGCCCGGTGTACCGGTGATTGCGCTTACCGCGTCGGCTACGCTAAAAGTGCAGGAAGACATTTGTTTGAAATTATCCCCCGAGGGAGAAAATAAATTTCTTGTTTTCAGGCAATCATTTGAGCGGCCTAATCTTTCCTTCAGCGTTTTTAAAGTCGCCAGTCGCATTCATAAGATCATTGAGGTGTTGAAAAATGTTCCGGGTTCAGCGATTATTTATTGTAAAACCCGCAAGCATACCAAGGAGATCAAAGACCTGCTGTTGCTGGAAGGGATTGCGGCCGATTACTACAATGCGGGCCTGCCGGCTGAAGAACGAACCCAAAAACAACGGGACTGGGTTCAGAACAAGACGCGTGTGATCGTTTGTACCAATGCCTTCGGAATGGGTATCGATAAGCCGGATGTGCGTACGGTGATCCATGCCGATGTGCCGGATTGCCTGGAAAATTATTACCAGGAAGCGGGCCGGGCCGGGCGGGATGGGCAAAAATCCTACGCCGTGTTGCTATACAATGAGGCCGATATGGATGCTTTACAGCAACTGCCGGAGCAGCGTTTCCCGTCAATGGAAACCATTCGTAATGTGTATGGTGGTGTGGTTAGTTACCTGCAATTGCCCGAAGGAGAGGCCCCGGGCGAGTTTTATGACTTTGACCTGAAGGATTTTATAAAAAAATTCGGACTGGACATAACTTCCGCTATTTACAGTTTAAAAGCCCTGGAGCAGGATGGCTGGCTGACCTTTAATGAACAGGTTTTTATACCGGCTACCGTGCGCTTTACGGCTTACAAGGAAAGCCTCTACGAATATGAAGCTACGCATGCAGACCTGGAGCCGCTGATTAAAACGCTTTTACGAACCTATGAAGGGATCTACGATTACCCGATCGGTATTTCTGAAAGTTATATTGCCTACCTCATGAAAACAGATGCTTCAATGGTGAAGGAGCAATTGTTCCGGATCCATGCGGATGGGATTATTGATTACCAGCCCCGCAAGGAAGATCCGCAGCTCATGCTGACCCGCACGCGCATAAAAATAGCGGAGTTACAGATCAACACAAAGAATTATACCGCCCGGAAACGGCTGTTTGCGGAACGCGTAATCCAAATGAGCGATTATACAGTTGCCGAAAAAGAATGTCGCAGCAAAATAATCGGTAATTATTTTGGCGATGCCGACATCAAAGATTGTGGTGTCTGCGATAATTGTTTAAAACGAAGAAATAACCAATTGACCCGTGAGGTTTTTGAATCCATCCAAACTACGATAAGGGAAACACTTACAGAACCTTGCACGATACCGCAGCTTATGGCACAATTACAGGGTACCGATAAAGACCACATTTGGACGGTGATCAACTTTCTTACACGTGAAGAAAAAATACAAATGCTGGAAGATGGGAAGATCAGTTGGAGGAAATAA
- a CDS encoding heavy metal translocating P-type ATPase: MEIEEKVKWKVAGMDCPTCALTINKYLEKEGMENVKVNFATGDVSFDLKGQKNETALSKGLSGLGYSIVEDQEAHMHDHAHDHGKQGGWLKTNMQRFWFCLPFTLVLMLHMLPALQHSWLMQPWIQFALTLPVLMVGISYFGVSAFKSIRNHMPNMNVLVTIGALAAFVYSLYGTLTNQHEYIFYETAATVITLVFLGNYMEEHTVSSTQAQLKKLAQTQLIMANMIAYDHDHNENIFPVESSALRTGDLILIKNGEQVPADCKILWGDAQVNEAIITGESVPVAKRSKDKLIGGSIMVDGTVKAQVTAVGKDSVLAGIINMVNEAQGEKPPVQQMADKISAVFVPLVLLIALAALVVNWAILKDFTPSLMRAIAVLVIACPCAMGLATPAAIAVGLGRGARNGVLFRNATTLENFKDIKQIVFDKTGTLTTGNFTIAGFKILDASINEETFKTLVYSLEKYSNHPIAKSLAGTWKMNKETRWKTIREEKGKGLFATDKAGVEYAAGSYAIVSDPTIPADHNIYITKNSQLIGTIDLKDELRPEARSVVNYFHSKNIKTILLSGDRRLKAQQIADELGIDEVIAEKKPEEKLTIIAEKNAQAPTAMVGDGINDAPALAKATIGISMSDASQIAMQTAQVVLTNHGLKNLPLAMGLGKHTYKTIKENLFWAFAYNIVALPIAAFGLLTPMFGALVMAFSDVVLALNSGRLVVKKVV; the protein is encoded by the coding sequence ATGGAAATTGAAGAAAAAGTAAAATGGAAAGTAGCAGGAATGGACTGTCCTACCTGTGCACTTACCATCAATAAATATTTGGAAAAGGAAGGCATGGAAAATGTTAAAGTGAACTTCGCCACGGGCGATGTCAGCTTTGATCTGAAAGGCCAGAAGAATGAAACGGCTTTATCCAAAGGCTTGTCTGGTTTGGGGTATAGTATCGTTGAAGATCAGGAGGCCCATATGCATGACCATGCCCACGATCACGGTAAACAAGGCGGCTGGTTAAAAACCAATATGCAGCGTTTCTGGTTCTGTCTCCCGTTCACTCTGGTGCTGATGCTGCATATGCTGCCTGCCCTGCAGCATTCATGGCTGATGCAGCCCTGGATACAATTTGCCTTAACCCTGCCGGTACTAATGGTGGGTATATCTTATTTCGGTGTAAGTGCTTTCAAAAGCATCCGCAACCACATGCCCAATATGAACGTATTGGTAACCATTGGTGCATTGGCCGCGTTTGTATATAGTTTGTATGGAACGCTGACCAACCAGCACGAATATATTTTTTATGAAACCGCTGCTACCGTCATTACATTGGTGTTCCTAGGCAATTATATGGAAGAGCATACCGTTTCCTCTACACAGGCACAATTAAAAAAACTGGCACAAACGCAGCTCATTATGGCCAATATGATCGCCTATGATCATGACCATAATGAAAATATTTTCCCAGTGGAAAGTAGCGCCTTAAGAACCGGGGACCTGATATTAATTAAAAACGGGGAGCAGGTGCCTGCCGACTGTAAAATATTATGGGGCGATGCCCAGGTGAACGAAGCCATTATCACGGGTGAAAGTGTTCCCGTGGCCAAACGATCAAAAGACAAACTGATCGGCGGCAGTATTATGGTGGATGGTACCGTGAAGGCTCAGGTAACGGCTGTTGGTAAAGACAGTGTGCTGGCCGGTATCATCAATATGGTAAATGAAGCCCAGGGAGAAAAACCGCCGGTACAGCAAATGGCTGATAAGATCAGCGCTGTTTTTGTTCCGCTTGTTTTGCTGATTGCGCTGGCGGCGTTAGTGGTCAACTGGGCGATCCTGAAAGATTTTACGCCTTCCTTAATGCGTGCGATCGCGGTACTGGTCATTGCCTGCCCCTGCGCTATGGGGCTGGCCACACCTGCTGCCATAGCCGTGGGTTTGGGCCGCGGGGCGCGAAATGGCGTCCTGTTCCGCAATGCCACTACACTGGAGAATTTTAAAGACATTAAACAGATTGTTTTTGATAAAACAGGAACCTTAACCACAGGGAATTTTACCATTGCTGGTTTCAAGATCCTGGATGCTTCTATCAATGAAGAAACATTCAAAACCCTGGTGTATTCGCTCGAAAAATATTCGAATCACCCCATTGCCAAAAGTCTGGCCGGTACATGGAAAATGAATAAAGAAACCCGTTGGAAAACGATCCGGGAAGAAAAAGGGAAAGGCCTTTTTGCCACCGATAAAGCAGGGGTTGAATATGCAGCGGGTTCGTATGCTATTGTTAGCGATCCAACCATTCCGGCAGATCACAATATCTACATCACAAAAAATAGTCAGCTTATTGGTACCATTGATCTGAAAGATGAACTACGCCCGGAAGCGCGAAGCGTTGTCAACTATTTCCACAGCAAGAACATTAAAACGATTTTACTCAGTGGCGACCGGCGGTTGAAGGCGCAACAAATCGCCGATGAGCTGGGTATTGACGAAGTGATCGCTGAAAAAAAGCCGGAAGAAAAACTGACCATCATTGCTGAAAAAAATGCACAGGCTCCTACGGCCATGGTGGGGGACGGTATTAATGATGCGCCGGCGCTGGCGAAAGCCACCATTGGGATCAGCATGAGCGACGCGTCACAGATAGCCATGCAAACGGCCCAGGTGGTGCTCACCAATCATGGGTTAAAAAATCTGCCGCTGGCGATGGGTTTGGGAAAACACACTTATAAAACTATTAAAGAGAATCTTTTCTGGGCATTTGCCTATAATATTGTGGCCCTCCCTATTGCCGCTTTCGGTTTATTAACCCCAATGTTTGGCGCCCTGGTTATGGCCTTCAGCGATGTGGTGCTAGCGCTGAACAGCGGTCGTTTGGTGGTAAAGAAAGTGGTTTAA
- a CDS encoding DUF1360 domain-containing protein, translating to MVFILLCLAVWRLTHLISKEDGPFDIIYRIRKAAGAGFFGSLLDCFYCVSIWVAAPFGLYAGNGWFEKILYWLSLSGAACLLEQATTHSNNTPPELPDYKED from the coding sequence ATGGTTTTTATTTTATTATGCCTGGCGGTATGGCGGTTGACGCATTTGATTTCAAAAGAAGACGGACCTTTTGATATCATTTATCGCATCAGAAAAGCAGCAGGAGCAGGTTTTTTCGGAAGCCTGCTCGACTGCTTTTACTGTGTGAGTATTTGGGTGGCGGCGCCCTTCGGCCTTTACGCCGGCAATGGCTGGTTTGAAAAGATCCTGTATTGGTTAAGCTTATCAGGAGCGGCCTGCCTGTTGGAACAGGCAACAACGCATTCAAATAATACACCTCCGGAACTACCGGACTATAAAGAAGATTAA
- the fabG gene encoding 3-oxoacyl-ACP reductase FabG: protein MNWALVTGGSRGIGRAVCIHLARQGFNILINYKGNKEKAEETLAEVKKAGVASELLAFDVADRGAVQKILGGWMEANTDKTIEVLVNNAGIKDDVLLMWMKDEQWDDVLNTSLGGFFNVTRLVVNSMLRQRYGRIINVVSLSGLKGLAGQTNYSAAKGGVIAATKALAQEVGKRSITVNAVAPGFIKTDMTGDIDENQMKQLIPANRFGTPEEVAHAVGFFATKEAAYITGQVLSINGGLYT from the coding sequence ATGAACTGGGCATTAGTTACCGGAGGATCCCGTGGCATTGGCAGGGCTGTTTGTATACATCTGGCCCGGCAGGGATTCAATATTCTTATCAATTATAAAGGCAATAAAGAAAAAGCGGAAGAGACCCTGGCCGAAGTAAAAAAAGCAGGGGTTGCAAGCGAGCTGCTGGCTTTTGATGTTGCGGATCGCGGCGCGGTTCAAAAAATACTGGGCGGCTGGATGGAAGCCAATACGGACAAGACGATTGAAGTACTGGTGAACAACGCCGGCATCAAGGATGATGTATTACTGATGTGGATGAAAGATGAACAATGGGATGATGTGCTGAACACCAGCCTGGGTGGCTTTTTTAATGTTACGCGGCTTGTGGTTAACAGCATGCTGCGCCAGCGCTACGGCCGTATTATTAACGTGGTATCGCTTTCGGGGCTGAAAGGCCTGGCGGGTCAAACGAATTATTCTGCTGCTAAAGGCGGCGTTATTGCGGCCACTAAGGCATTGGCGCAGGAAGTGGGCAAAAGAAGTATTACGGTAAACGCAGTAGCTCCGGGGTTTATAAAAACAGATATGACCGGTGATATCGATGAAAACCAGATGAAGCAACTGATCCCGGCCAACCGCTTTGGAACACCGGAAGAAGTGGCGCATGCCGTTGGTTTTTTTGCAACTAAAGAAGCCGCCTATATTACGGGACAGGTGCTTTCTATTAATGGAGGGCTATACACATAA
- a CDS encoding HAL/PAL/TAL family ammonia-lyase: MIKVGGERLSLQDFNAVIIEGQPITLDTEALQRVNTSFEFLKQFSSNKLIYGINTGFGPMAQYKISEENILELQYNLIRSHSSGGGNVLKPLLGKAVLLARLNNLMQGYSGIDPKLPQLIAAMINSNLIPCIFEHGGVGASGDLVQLAHLALGIIGEGEVWFEETIQPAAAAFQKAGLEPLKVQVREGLALINGTSAMTGVGLLNLLQAQQLLNWAVMLSAMTNELMEVYDDHYSHELNSVKHHTGQQHIARMMRALLSDSKLIRSRSEHLYNPDNIQHDVFEDKVQEYYSLRCITQVLGPVYDTLAHTEETVVNELNSVNDNPVVDVASHNIFHGGNFHGDYVSFEMDKLKIAITKLTMLSERQLNYLLNARLNQKFPPFVNLGVLGLNFGMQGIQFTATSTTAENQTLSFPMYVHSIPNNNDNQDIVSMGYNSAELAKKVISNGYEVLAIQAMTVLQAIDFLDKKELMAAKTKKVYETLRTIFPEYVSDRPLYKDLANVRDFMKTQQPF, translated from the coding sequence ATGATCAAAGTAGGAGGAGAACGGCTTTCATTGCAGGATTTTAATGCTGTTATTATAGAAGGCCAGCCTATTACATTGGATACGGAAGCCTTACAACGCGTAAACACCAGTTTTGAATTTTTAAAACAATTTTCCAGCAACAAATTGATCTACGGCATCAATACTGGTTTTGGACCTATGGCGCAGTATAAGATCAGCGAGGAAAACATTCTGGAACTGCAATATAACCTGATCCGCAGTCATAGCAGCGGCGGTGGAAATGTTTTGAAACCCCTGTTGGGCAAAGCGGTACTATTGGCCAGGTTAAACAATTTAATGCAGGGCTATTCCGGCATTGATCCCAAATTGCCGCAACTGATAGCGGCCATGATCAACAGCAACCTGATCCCCTGCATCTTTGAGCATGGGGGCGTGGGCGCCAGCGGCGATCTGGTGCAACTGGCCCATCTGGCGTTGGGTATTATCGGTGAGGGAGAGGTTTGGTTTGAAGAAACGATACAACCGGCGGCGGCGGCGTTTCAAAAAGCAGGGCTGGAACCGTTAAAAGTACAGGTGCGCGAAGGTCTGGCGCTGATCAACGGCACGTCGGCCATGACCGGTGTTGGCCTGCTTAATTTGTTGCAGGCGCAGCAATTGCTGAACTGGGCGGTGATGCTCTCCGCCATGACCAACGAGCTCATGGAAGTATATGACGACCACTACTCGCACGAACTGAATAGTGTAAAACATCATACGGGGCAGCAGCATATTGCACGGATGATGCGTGCCCTGCTTAGCGATAGCAAACTGATCCGCAGCCGCTCCGAACATTTATACAACCCTGATAATATTCAGCACGATGTATTTGAAGACAAAGTACAGGAGTATTATTCGCTGCGCTGTATTACACAGGTCTTGGGGCCGGTGTATGATACACTGGCGCATACAGAAGAAACGGTGGTAAATGAGCTCAATTCTGTTAATGATAACCCCGTGGTGGATGTGGCCAGTCATAATATTTTCCATGGTGGTAATTTTCACGGCGATTATGTCTCCTTCGAGATGGATAAATTAAAGATCGCCATTACTAAATTAACCATGCTGAGCGAGCGGCAGTTGAATTATTTATTGAATGCACGGCTGAATCAGAAATTTCCGCCGTTTGTGAACCTTGGAGTACTGGGGCTTAATTTTGGTATGCAGGGTATCCAGTTTACGGCAACTTCCACAACAGCGGAAAATCAGACCCTGTCGTTTCCCATGTATGTGCATAGTATTCCCAATAATAACGACAACCAGGATATTGTAAGCATGGGATACAACAGTGCAGAACTGGCTAAAAAAGTTATTAGCAACGGGTACGAAGTGTTGGCAATACAGGCCATGACCGTGCTGCAGGCGATTGACTTCCTTGACAAAAAGGAGCTGATGGCAGCAAAAACAAAAAAGGTGTATGAAACACTGCGCACGATCTTCCCCGAGTATGTATCGGACCGGCCGCTTTATAAAGACCTGGCAAATGTGCGTGATTTTATGAAAACGCAGCAGCCGTTTTAA
- a CDS encoding family 20 glycosylhydrolase: MRTIAFRYFLLVCCFLCLFFARSGAQNNPDSLLPVRGFCIEAPRPSGVDSFVTFINNELAPRKVNTLVLRIDFNYQFKSHPELRDTIALSLQDVKKMVAACSNNHIKIIPQINLLGHQSWANKTYNLLKQYPEFDETPWVKMPEKYAWPNADGLYCKSYCSRHPRVHKIVFALVDEICDAFETDAFHAGMDEVFYIGESGCRRCRKKDKAVLFADEVRRVRDHLALSKRTLWIWGDRMLDATTTGLGIWEASQNHTQAAIDLVPKDIVVCDWHYDRADKTPVYFAMKGFKVVTCPWRNPDVAVQQLNDMVNFRNTATQQLKPLFYGMMQTIWSHNADFLKEFYNKTPDASGQNKTQWACFTKLYDGIQNLGERVK; encoded by the coding sequence ATGAGAACAATTGCCTTCCGATATTTTTTGCTTGTATGCTGTTTCCTCTGTTTATTTTTTGCCAGATCCGGCGCCCAAAACAATCCGGATAGCCTGTTGCCTGTCCGCGGGTTCTGTATTGAAGCGCCACGCCCCTCAGGAGTAGACTCGTTTGTTACGTTTATAAATAATGAGCTGGCGCCGAGAAAAGTAAATACATTGGTTTTACGGATCGATTTCAACTACCAGTTTAAGAGCCATCCCGAGCTGCGGGACACTATCGCTTTATCGCTGCAGGATGTAAAAAAAATGGTAGCGGCCTGTAGCAATAATCATATTAAAATAATACCGCAGATCAATCTCCTGGGGCACCAGTCCTGGGCTAACAAAACGTATAACCTGCTGAAACAGTATCCTGAATTTGATGAAACGCCCTGGGTGAAAATGCCTGAAAAATATGCCTGGCCGAATGCCGATGGCCTGTATTGCAAAAGCTACTGCTCGCGGCATCCACGGGTGCATAAAATAGTATTTGCACTGGTCGATGAAATATGCGATGCTTTTGAAACCGATGCCTTTCATGCGGGAATGGATGAAGTGTTTTACATTGGTGAATCAGGGTGCCGGCGTTGCCGCAAAAAGGATAAAGCGGTTCTATTTGCTGATGAGGTAAGGCGGGTCAGGGACCATCTGGCGCTGTCAAAAAGAACGCTCTGGATATGGGGCGACCGGATGCTGGATGCCACTACCACCGGTTTGGGAATCTGGGAGGCCAGCCAGAATCATACACAGGCGGCGATAGATCTGGTACCTAAGGATATTGTCGTTTGCGACTGGCATTATGATCGTGCAGATAAGACGCCCGTGTATTTTGCCATGAAAGGGTTTAAGGTCGTTACCTGCCCCTGGCGCAATCCGGATGTTGCCGTGCAGCAACTGAACGATATGGTCAATTTCAGGAATACGGCCACTCAACAGCTAAAACCCCTTTTTTATGGCATGATGCAAACGATCTGGTCGCACAACGCCGATTTTTTGAAGGAGTTCTACAATAAAACGCCGGATGCTTCCGGCCAGAATAAGACCCAATGGGCCTGTTTTACAAAACTGTATGATGGAATTCAAAACCTTGGGGAGCGGGTAAAATGA
- a CDS encoding phenylacetate--CoA ligase family protein translates to MNELPSLSFQSAQQIKTYQENKLANLLAYLNLNSPFYKRLFKENRIEPGAIRHIEDLVKIPPTEKEHLQQYNSDFLCVPRYQVVEYMATSGTVGSPVTIALTENDLQRLAYNEYSSFVCADGSASDIYQLMLTLDRQFMAGIAYYLGIRKLGAGLVRVGPGVPSLQWEVIERLKPTSIVAVPSFIVKLIQYAKENGIDPNKSSVKKAICIGENLRHEDLSLNILGTKITEDWKIRLYSTYASTEMQTAFTECSAGRGGHLNPELVILELIDDEGQPVPPGEIGEVTVTTLGVEGMPLLRYKTGDLCRAYYEPCSCGRHTTRLSPVIGRKKQMIKFKGTTLFAPALFEIIHKIDAIKEYVAEVYSNEIGTDEVLLYLVPVNTSEDTSNRIKSYLQARLRVMPHIKYLTREEMQQLQFPDGARKPVRFIDKRV, encoded by the coding sequence ATGAACGAGTTACCTTCTTTATCCTTTCAATCTGCGCAGCAGATCAAAACCTACCAGGAAAATAAACTGGCAAACCTGCTGGCTTACCTTAATTTAAATTCGCCGTTTTACAAACGGCTATTTAAGGAAAATAGAATAGAGCCGGGCGCGATCCGTCATATCGAAGACCTTGTAAAGATCCCGCCTACCGAAAAAGAACATCTGCAACAGTACAACAGCGATTTTTTATGCGTACCCCGGTACCAGGTGGTGGAATACATGGCCACTTCCGGTACGGTGGGCAGCCCGGTTACGATAGCGCTTACTGAAAATGACCTGCAACGCCTTGCCTACAATGAGTACAGCTCTTTTGTATGTGCGGATGGCAGTGCTTCGGATATTTATCAGTTGATGCTGACCCTTGACCGGCAATTTATGGCGGGCATTGCCTATTATTTAGGCATCCGGAAATTAGGGGCGGGGCTGGTGCGCGTGGGGCCTGGCGTTCCTTCTTTGCAATGGGAAGTAATTGAACGCCTGAAACCCACTTCCATAGTTGCTGTGCCCTCCTTTATTGTAAAACTGATCCAATATGCAAAAGAGAACGGTATTGACCCCAATAAGTCTTCCGTAAAAAAAGCGATCTGCATTGGTGAAAATCTCCGTCACGAAGACCTGTCATTAAATATACTAGGGACGAAAATTACGGAGGACTGGAAGATCCGGCTTTATTCAACCTATGCCTCTACAGAAATGCAAACAGCTTTTACGGAGTGCAGCGCCGGCAGGGGAGGGCATCTGAACCCTGAGCTGGTTATCCTGGAATTAATCGATGATGAAGGCCAGCCTGTGCCTCCGGGCGAAATTGGCGAAGTAACGGTCACCACGCTGGGCGTGGAAGGTATGCCCCTGCTGCGTTATAAAACCGGTGATCTTTGCCGCGCTTATTATGAGCCTTGTAGTTGTGGCCGCCATACTACCCGCCTGTCGCCGGTTATCGGACGTAAAAAACAAATGATCAAATTTAAAGGCACCACGCTTTTTGCGCCGGCTCTTTTTGAGATCATTCATAAAATAGACGCCATTAAAGAATATGTGGCCGAAGTGTACAGCAATGAGATTGGTACCGATGAAGTGTTGTTATACCTTGTACCGGTCAACACTTCCGAGGACACCTCCAACCGCATCAAATCCTATTTACAGGCGCGCCTGCGGGTGATGCCGCATATAAAATACCTTACCAGAGAGGAAATGCAGCAACTGCAATTTCCGGACGGCGCCCGAAAGCCGGTACGGTTTATTGACAAGAGGGTATAA
- the acpS gene encoding holo-ACP synthase, translating to MITGIGLDVIETERIAEKIQKEQGFRELIFAPEEVDYCEPKTHKYEHYAARFAAKEAFFKALGTGWTTGTAFNEIIVLGDENGKPELKLTGQTAATLQYLSLDKVKISLSHLKNIAAAVVVIED from the coding sequence ATGATCACTGGTATCGGATTAGACGTAATAGAAACAGAACGCATTGCGGAAAAAATTCAAAAGGAGCAGGGATTTCGGGAGTTGATCTTTGCTCCGGAAGAAGTTGATTACTGTGAGCCCAAGACCCATAAATACGAGCATTATGCGGCCCGCTTTGCTGCAAAAGAGGCCTTCTTTAAAGCGCTGGGCACCGGCTGGACCACTGGCACGGCATTTAATGAAATAATCGTCCTTGGGGATGAAAATGGTAAACCGGAACTGAAACTCACCGGACAAACGGCGGCAACCTTGCAATATCTTTCACTGGATAAAGTGAAAATCTCTCTAAGTCATTTAAAAAATATTGCGGCGGCAGTGGTGGTTATAGAGGATTAA